A genomic window from bacterium includes:
- a CDS encoding acetyl-CoA C-acyltransferase, giving the protein MREVVIALALRTPVGKAKRGSFAQTRPDDLGAAAVRGIMERAPGLDPRHVGDVIMGCAMPEGEQGMNVGRNIALISGLPDEVPGMTVNRFCSSGLETVNLGALKIAAGQEDVIIAGGVESMTMVPLGGQRYLPNPGLVAADPGTYLTMGLTAERLAVADELTREAQDAFALASHRKALAAIAAGRFTDEIVPVATRLTKPGADGKPQVIELTVDTDEGPRHDTSLESLARLRPAFKQNGTVTAGNASQMSDGGAALLLTTPEICAEIGLEPLARFVTYAVAGVEPEIMGIGPVAAVPKALAQAGLKLDDMNVIELNEAFAAQSLSVLKRLGLSPDDERINANGGAIALGHPLGCTGAKLAATALHELRRRDGKYAMVTMCIGTGMGAAGIFEAL; this is encoded by the coding sequence ATGAGAGAAGTCGTCATAGCCCTGGCCCTCCGCACTCCCGTGGGAAAGGCGAAGCGGGGATCGTTCGCCCAGACGCGGCCCGACGACCTGGGCGCCGCCGCGGTGCGCGGCATCATGGAACGGGCGCCCGGGCTCGACCCCCGGCACGTCGGTGACGTGATCATGGGTTGCGCCATGCCCGAGGGCGAGCAGGGCATGAACGTGGGGCGCAACATCGCCCTGATATCCGGGCTGCCCGACGAGGTGCCCGGCATGACCGTGAACCGGTTCTGCTCGTCGGGGCTGGAGACCGTCAACCTGGGCGCGCTGAAGATAGCCGCGGGCCAGGAGGACGTGATCATCGCCGGCGGCGTGGAATCGATGACCATGGTCCCCCTGGGCGGGCAACGCTACCTGCCGAACCCCGGCCTGGTGGCCGCGGATCCCGGCACCTACCTGACCATGGGTCTGACGGCCGAACGTCTCGCGGTGGCGGACGAGCTCACGCGCGAGGCCCAGGACGCCTTCGCCCTGGCCAGCCACCGGAAGGCCCTGGCGGCGATCGCCGCGGGCAGGTTCACCGACGAGATCGTGCCCGTCGCGACGAGACTCACGAAGCCCGGCGCGGACGGCAAGCCGCAGGTGATCGAGCTGACCGTCGACACCGACGAGGGTCCGCGCCACGACACCTCGCTGGAGAGCCTGGCCAGGCTGCGTCCTGCCTTCAAGCAGAACGGCACGGTCACCGCCGGCAACGCCAGCCAGATGAGCGACGGCGGCGCCGCCCTGCTGCTGACCACGCCCGAGATCTGCGCCGAGATCGGCCTGGAGCCGCTGGCGCGGTTCGTCACCTACGCGGTGGCCGGCGTCGAGCCCGAGATCATGGGCATCGGACCGGTCGCGGCCGTGCCGAAGGCCCTGGCTCAGGCCGGCCTGAAACTGGACGATATGAACGTCATCGAGCTGAACGAGGCGTTCGCGGCCCAGAGCCTGAGCGTGCTGAAGCGTCTGGGCCTCTCGCCCGACGACGAGCGGATCAACGCCAACGGCGGCGCCATCGCCCTGGGCCATCCCCTGGGCTGTACGGGCGCCAAGCTGGCCGCCACCGCGCTGCACGAGCTGCGCCGGCGAGACGGCAAATACGCCATGGTCACCATGTGCATCGGCACCGGCATGGGTGCCGCGGGGATCTTCGAGGCCCTCTAG